A portion of the Armatimonadota bacterium genome contains these proteins:
- a CDS encoding NAD-dependent succinate-semialdehyde dehydrogenase: MMEHVDLLIDGTWVEGREKLSVLNPADEEVVGSASVAAPAEVDAAVEAAERAFRVWSRTAPAHRAALLRRAAHLVRERLEAIARLLTLEQGKPLKDARGEVQAGAEALEYYAEEARRIFGRTIPTDHPNRRSFVIHQPVGPVAAIGPWNYPVLLLAWKIAPALAAGCTVVAKPPSRTPLAVSRFLACLVEAGAPNGVVNTVIGPGRTVGTYLVRHPGIRKIAFTGETSTGKEILRMAAEGMKRVSLELGGHCPLLVFPDADLEAAARGAAYRAFRNMGQVCNAVNRIYVHHQVYEPFVEQFVEYTRRLRIGPGLEDPDLGPMTSREGLERTVAHIEDARAKGARVVYGGHRPEGFPKGYFFTPTVLVDVDHSMEVMREETFGPVAPIMSFGDLQEALRLANDTPYGLVAYLYTRDLRTAFLVAEGLEAGTVGVNNVVGGEVPFPYGGWKESGFGLELSHEGLMEYLLIKHIRVDLP; this comes from the coding sequence GTGATGGAACACGTAGACCTTCTCATCGACGGAACCTGGGTGGAGGGCAGGGAGAAGCTCTCCGTCCTCAATCCCGCGGACGAGGAGGTGGTGGGGTCCGCCTCCGTAGCTGCCCCGGCGGAGGTGGACGCCGCGGTGGAGGCCGCGGAGCGGGCGTTCCGGGTGTGGTCCCGCACGGCCCCGGCGCACCGCGCGGCCCTGCTCCGCCGGGCTGCGCACCTCGTCCGGGAACGCCTGGAAGCGATTGCGCGCCTTTTGACCCTCGAGCAGGGCAAACCCCTCAAGGATGCGCGGGGGGAGGTGCAGGCCGGTGCGGAGGCCCTGGAGTACTATGCGGAGGAGGCCCGGAGAATCTTCGGCCGCACCATCCCCACGGATCACCCCAACCGCCGCAGCTTCGTCATCCATCAGCCCGTGGGGCCTGTGGCCGCCATCGGCCCGTGGAACTACCCCGTCCTGCTCCTGGCGTGGAAGATCGCACCCGCCCTGGCCGCGGGGTGCACGGTGGTGGCGAAACCACCTTCCCGGACGCCGCTCGCGGTCTCGCGGTTCCTGGCATGCCTGGTGGAAGCCGGCGCTCCGAATGGCGTGGTGAACACCGTGATCGGCCCGGGACGTACGGTAGGAACCTACCTCGTGCGACATCCCGGCATCCGCAAGATCGCCTTCACGGGGGAGACCTCAACCGGAAAGGAAATCCTCCGGATGGCGGCGGAGGGGATGAAGCGGGTCTCCCTGGAGCTAGGAGGACACTGCCCGCTGCTCGTCTTTCCGGATGCGGACCTGGAGGCCGCGGCCCGGGGTGCGGCCTACCGCGCCTTCCGCAACATGGGACAGGTGTGCAATGCCGTCAACCGCATCTACGTCCACCACCAGGTGTACGAACCCTTCGTGGAGCAGTTCGTGGAGTACACCCGGCGGTTGCGGATCGGCCCCGGTCTGGAGGATCCCGATCTGGGGCCCATGACCAGCCGGGAAGGGCTAGAAAGGACCGTGGCGCACATCGAGGACGCCCGGGCCAAAGGTGCCCGGGTAGTATACGGGGGACACCGACCGGAGGGGTTCCCGAAGGGGTACTTTTTCACCCCCACAGTGTTGGTGGACGTGGACCACTCCATGGAGGTCATGCGGGAAGAGACCTTCGGCCCGGTCGCGCCCATCATGTCCTTTGGGGACCTGCAGGAGGCCTTGCGGCTCGCCAACGACACCCCCTACGGGCTCGTGGCGTACCTGTACACCCGGGACCTCCGCACCGCCTTCCTCGTGGCAGAGGGGCTGGAGGCGGGGACCGTAGGCGTCAACAACGTGGTGGGGGGAGAGGTACCCTTCCCCTACGGAGGCTGGAAGGAGAGTGGATTCGGCCTGGAACTCTCGCACGAGGGCCTTATGGAGTACCTGCTCATCAAGCACATCCGCGTTGATCTCCCGTGA
- a CDS encoding cupin domain-containing protein translates to MRRASDLRGVFADEQALEALIQAGDPVVYETHEPPVPREAGHLAYGITVLYSGCVGREYFMTRGHFHLRRETAEVYVPLRGEGVLVLQDATGRYRVEALHPGAVVYVPPGWAHRSVNTGPDPLVFFYVYPAHAGHDYETVARSGFRVRVLAENGQPRVVPVDGP, encoded by the coding sequence GTGCGACGGGCAAGCGATCTCCGGGGGGTGTTTGCGGACGAACAAGCCCTGGAGGCGTTGATCCAGGCTGGAGACCCCGTGGTATACGAGACCCATGAGCCTCCCGTCCCGAGGGAAGCAGGCCACCTCGCGTACGGGATCACGGTACTCTACTCCGGCTGCGTGGGCCGCGAGTACTTCATGACCCGGGGCCACTTCCACCTCCGGCGCGAGACAGCCGAGGTGTATGTTCCTCTGCGGGGAGAGGGTGTTTTGGTGCTCCAGGATGCCACGGGACGGTACCGCGTGGAGGCCCTGCATCCCGGGGCCGTGGTCTACGTCCCGCCGGGCTGGGCCCACCGGAGCGTGAACACCGGTCCGGATCCTCTGGTTTTCTTCTACGTGTACCCCGCCCACGCGGGGCACGACTACGAGACCGTGGCCCGCAGTGGCTTCCGCGTGCGGGTGCTGGCAGAAAACGGGCAACCCCGGG